A window of Helicobacter macacae MIT 99-5501 genomic DNA:
AGGCGAATCCTTTGGTGTGTTTTTACAGCCCGGGGCAAACGCGCTTGCTACTGCTGAAGCGGTAGAAAAAAAGCTCCAAGAGCTCTCCAAAAACTTCCCCGATGGCTTGCACTATGCCACAAGCTATGACACTACGAAGTTTGTCTCTATCTCTATCAAAGAGGTGGCAAAGACTTTCATAGAGGCTATCGCGCTTGTCATCATCATAATGTATTTTTTCTTGCAAAATTTCCGCGCGACTATTATCCCTGTGATTGCTATCCCTGTATCGATTATCGGGGCGTTTGGTGGGCTTTATGCACTTGGATTTTCGATAAATCTCCTCACTCTTTTTGGGCTGATTTTGGCAATCGGCATTGTCGTAGATGACGCTATCATCGTTATCGAGAATGTAGAGCGAATCTTGCACGACAAAAGCGAAAACTTGACTGTAAAAGAAGCCACGATAAAGGCTATGGGGGAAATGCAAAGCCCTGTGATTGCTATCGTGCTTGTGCTTTGCGCGGTGTTTATTCCTGTGGCGTTTATCGGCGGCTTTAGCGGGGAGATTTACAAGCAGTTTGCTATCACGATTGCCGTATCTGTCGTTATCTCTGGCTTTGTCGCACTCACGCTTACTCCCGCTCTTTGTGTCTCTATCCTAAAGAAAAAAGAGCCAACCCCTTTCCTTGCCGTGCGCAAATTTAACGAAGTCTTTGATAGGCTAACGCACAAGTTTGGGCAGACTATCGCATTTACTATGCGCCGCGCGGCTATGATGATAGCGATATTTGTGGCGATTTTGATAGCGACTTTTGGGCTTTTTAAGTCGCTTTCCACAGGACTTGTGCCAAGTGAAGACAAAGGCGATGTCATCTCCTCTGTGATGCTCCCACCCGCAAGCGCACTATGGCGCACAAACCAAGTGGCGCAAAAAGAGCTAGAGATTTTGCAAAACAATCCAAATGTGAATTCTGTGATGATGCTAGTGGGCTATGATATGCTCTCTTCAGCCGTGCGTAGCAATGTGATTACGACATTTATCAGCCTAAAGCCTTGGAGTGAGCGCAAAGGCAAGGGGCAGGATTCTTTTAGCGTGGCAGGTGCGCTTACAGGCGAGTTTAACTCCAAACTCGAAGCAAGTGGCTTTGTGATAAATCCGCCCGCAATAATGGGTATGGGGCTATCAGGGGGCTTTGAAGTCTATCTGCAAAATCGTGGAAACGGCGACATAAAAGAGCTACAAAGAAACGCTGATATACTTGTCGCTGAAGCACGCAAACGCCCCGAGCTAAACCCAATGTCTGTGCGAAGCTACCTAAACGCGAGCATTCCGCAATATTTCATAACCCTTGATAGAGAGAAAGCAAAAGCCTTTAATGTCAATATTAACGATGTTTTTACCACCTTGCAAAGCACATTTGGGAGCTACTATGTCAATGACTTTAACCTCTATGGACGCACCTACCAAGTCAAGCTCCAAGCCCAAAGCGAATTCCGCGAAAGCCCTGAAGACTTTAACCGCGTCTTTGTCAAATCAAGCGATGGCAATCTCGTGCCAATAAGTGCGCTCGTGGATTTTGAGCGAATCGTAAATACTGATATTATCGAGCGGTTTAATCTATTTCCCGCAGCAAAACTCACAGGAAGCCCAAATGAGGGCTACTCTAGCGGGGACGCGCTAAATGCCATAGAGGAAGTCGCAAGAGAAGTGCTATCTAGCGAATACACGATTGCACATTCTGGAATGAGCTACCAAGAGAAGGCAAACAGCGGGAGCTCTTATGTCGCATTTGGGCTAGGGCTTGTGTTTGTGTTTTTGATTCTTTGCGCACAATATGAGCGGTGGCTTATGCCACTAGCCGTGCTTACAGCTGTGCCTTTTGCGGTGTTTGGCGCGAGTGCGGCGGTGTTTGTGCGCGGGCTAGAAAACGACATTTACTTCCAAGTGGGGTTGGTTACACTCATCGCACTTAGTGCCAAAAACGCGATTCTTATCGTGGAGTTTGCCCAGCATTTGCGCGAGGAGAGCGGGTTTGGCATAATGGAGTCTGCCATAAAGGCGGCAAAACTGCGATTTCGCCCTATTGTGATGACTTCGCTTGCCTTTAGCATAGGCGTGCTTCCTCTAGCACTCTCAAGCGGTGCAGGTGCTGCCGCACGGCACGCTATCGGCACGGGAATCATCGGTGGTATGCTTGCTGCGACATTTATCGCTATATTTTTTATCCCGCTCTTTTGGAGCTTCATCGCTAAGCTAGGCGAGATTATAAAGACAAAGTTTGGGAGCAATTAAAATAGCTATGAATGCTTTAGTGCTAGATACTTACACCAATCCACTACAATGAGTGGACTCTAGCTAAAACAAGAATACCCAATCTTATGCGGTGGATGGGGTAAAGTAAAATCAGCAAATGCTTCTTAAGGAGCGTGAATGAGTAAGGACAAAAAACTTTGGGCTATGGACGCACAAGAGTTTGCAGAGTATGCAAAGACAGCAAGCAAGACTGAACTAGCAGAATACAAAAACGAGTTACCCCAATACATCGAGTATCTACAAGCAGAGTTGCGAAAGTATGAGGCAGAGCAAAAAGCACTCAAAGGCGCAAGCACTAGATTGGGACTACACCTAATTGAGCAACTATTAAGAAAAGCAAAAGGGGAAATTCCAGCACAAGACAATGCAGACAAAAACGCGCAATGGCGCAAAAATACTGACATAATCGCAGACAACACAAGCGTTGAAAAATTCTACGAGATTTTGGATGGCTTAAGCGATGATGAAATGAGCGAAGTCCTTGAAGATAACTGCTACGAAGAGTTGGAAGTGGAATGTTTGATTGAGGATGCACAAGATGACTTAAGACGCTTTAGAGAGCACGAGATGATTTTGGAGGAACTCGGCATATAGCTATAAAACAAAAATCTAGGACATTTTGCCTATTCTAGCAAAATCTACAAGCCTAGCCAAGATTTTTGGTTTGGCTACGCTGCTTGTTGCTTACTCCAAAAGCCAAACACTTCGGCAAAAACACTAGCAATGATTTGAAGCAAATCGCACCTTTTTGTCATTGTGAGGCGTGTGAGTAAGCACAACGAAGCAATCCAAAAAATAATATAGATTGCCACGCAAATTCGCTACGCTCATTTTCTCGCAATGACGAAAAAGTGGTGCGCAATGCAAAATCAACACACGATGACAAATCTTTCCACGCTTTTGCCAATGCAAAAGATACCCACCCCCAAACCCCCTCCGCAAAGGGAGGGGACTTCAAGAAGTTTCCCTATAAATAAAACTCTTTGTCATATTGAGGGCGTAGCCCGAAGTATCTCAAGTAGAATCTAATAGAGATATTTCGGTTTCTACGAAACCTAAATATAACAACGGATAAAAGCGTGGATTGCCACGAACGCTAAAGCGATTCTCGCAATGACGAAGTAGCGTGTGTATTGCCACGCAAGTTTCGCGTAGCAAAATCG
This region includes:
- a CDS encoding efflux RND transporter permease subunit; its protein translation is MFSKFFINRPVLAMVISIIITLVGIVSIFRLGVEEYPQITPVEVVVSATYSGASAEVIASTVASVLENSINGVEGMLYMRSSSTSSGTFSINVSFSNDTDPDMATINVNNRVQAVLSQLPEEVQRLGVNVRKRSSTILAVYTVYSDNPAHDQLFIYNYSAINIVDELKRVSGVGDASTFGESAYSMRIWLDLDKLSQNNLTPAEVAQVIREQNAQFAVGQFGAEPMKNKVAFTYSINTQGRFLTPQEFGNIIIRSNSDGSALRVRDVATIELGAKYYDVDAKLNGKTGESFGVFLQPGANALATAEAVEKKLQELSKNFPDGLHYATSYDTTKFVSISIKEVAKTFIEAIALVIIIMYFFLQNFRATIIPVIAIPVSIIGAFGGLYALGFSINLLTLFGLILAIGIVVDDAIIVIENVERILHDKSENLTVKEATIKAMGEMQSPVIAIVLVLCAVFIPVAFIGGFSGEIYKQFAITIAVSVVISGFVALTLTPALCVSILKKKEPTPFLAVRKFNEVFDRLTHKFGQTIAFTMRRAAMMIAIFVAILIATFGLFKSLSTGLVPSEDKGDVISSVMLPPASALWRTNQVAQKELEILQNNPNVNSVMMLVGYDMLSSAVRSNVITTFISLKPWSERKGKGQDSFSVAGALTGEFNSKLEASGFVINPPAIMGMGLSGGFEVYLQNRGNGDIKELQRNADILVAEARKRPELNPMSVRSYLNASIPQYFITLDREKAKAFNVNINDVFTTLQSTFGSYYVNDFNLYGRTYQVKLQAQSEFRESPEDFNRVFVKSSDGNLVPISALVDFERIVNTDIIERFNLFPAAKLTGSPNEGYSSGDALNAIEEVAREVLSSEYTIAHSGMSYQEKANSGSSYVAFGLGLVFVFLILCAQYERWLMPLAVLTAVPFAVFGASAAVFVRGLENDIYFQVGLVTLIALSAKNAILIVEFAQHLREESGFGIMESAIKAAKLRFRPIVMTSLAFSIGVLPLALSSGAGAAARHAIGTGIIGGMLAATFIAIFFIPLFWSFIAKLGEIIKTKFGSN